GCAGCGAGTCGTAGCGCACGAGTCCGAGGGGCCGGTTCAGCTTGGCCATCACGTCGTCGCAGGCGTCGATGCATGCCGCGCAGCCGATGCACTCCAGCTGCAGCCCCTCGCGGATGTCGATCGCGGTCGGACAGACCTCGACGCACCGGAAGCAGTCGACGCAGTCGCCGGCGCCCGGCGTGTGCACGCTGCCGCGCGGCTCGCCGCGGACGGCGTCGTAGCCGATGACGACGGTGTCCTCGTCCGTCAGGGCGGACTGCAGGCGGCCGTACGGGCATAGGACGAGGCACGTCTGCTCGCGGAACCAGGCGAAGTCGAAGTACAGCGCGCCGGTGATCGCCGCCATCCAGACGAAGGCCGTCCAGTGCTCGCGCGGGGACACGAAGACCCACTCGCGCAGCTGCTCGAGGCTCACGAAGTAGCTGATGAAGATGTGCGACACGACGAGCGCCGCCACGAGGTACAGCGCGTGCTTCGTCACGAGGATCCGCAGCTTGCGCGCGTTCATCGGCTGCTTGGCCAGCCTGACCTGTTCGTGCTTCGAGCCTTCCAGCCAGCGCTCGATCGGGCGGAACACGCCCTCGAGGAACACGGTCTGCGGGCATGCCCAGCCGCACCACAGCCGGCCGAGAAGCGACGTGACGAGGAAGATCGCCAGCACGCCGCCGGCCAGGAGGAAGAAGAGCAGGTAGGCGTCCTGGGCGTTGAAGGTCTGCCCGAACAGGAAGAAGCGCCGGTTCAGGATGTCGAGGAAGATCAGCGGCTTGCCGCCGACGCGCACCATCGGCGCGGCGGCGTAGATCACGATCAGCGCGAGGAACGCCCGCTTGCGCCACTTCGTGAAGCGACCGTGCACGTCGGCGACGCGCACCTTGTCGCGACGGCCGTCCGAGCGGATCGAGCCGCGGCGCTGGTGGAGGGTGATCGGCTGGCTGTCCACGTTACGGTTCGGGTGTACCTTCTGGCACCTTGGCACCGGGCGGGTTGCT
Above is a window of Candidatus Avedoeria danica DNA encoding:
- the ccoG gene encoding cytochrome c oxidase accessory protein CcoG yields the protein MDSQPITLHQRRGSIRSDGRRDKVRVADVHGRFTKWRKRAFLALIVIYAAAPMVRVGGKPLIFLDILNRRFFLFGQTFNAQDAYLLFFLLAGGVLAIFLVTSLLGRLWCGWACPQTVFLEGVFRPIERWLEGSKHEQVRLAKQPMNARKLRILVTKHALYLVAALVVSHIFISYFVSLEQLREWVFVSPREHWTAFVWMAAITGALYFDFAWFREQTCLVLCPYGRLQSALTDEDTVVIGYDAVRGEPRGSVHTPGAGDCVDCFRCVEVCPTAIDIREGLQLECIGCAACIDACDDVMAKLNRPLGLVRYDSLHGLAGGKTRMGRPKIYLYAVILAVLAGTGLVFAYQRKPFEATLIRQTGAPYVLDDGAYRNQYFIHIVNKTPQRSTFEIRAVLPEGATAILPIPSVELDSLTDQRVPVIVSMPVDAYEKAGEDAGDKVGDKAGDGAGDGAGDGAGDKAGDGANEDGDDDGDDGTFDVIVETRDRSTGLIITSQLQFIGP